A window of the Brassica napus cultivar Da-Ae chromosome C5, Da-Ae, whole genome shotgun sequence genome harbors these coding sequences:
- the LOC106382012 gene encoding acyl-CoA-binding protein-like encodes MGLKEEFEEQAEKVKKLTASPSNEDLLILYGLYKQATVGPVTTSRPGMFSMKERAKWDAWKAVEGKSTDEAMSDYITKVKQLLEAEASSASA; translated from the exons GAGGAATTTGAGGAGCAGGCTGAGAAAGTCAAGAAGCTCACCGCGAGCCCATCGAACGAGGACTTGCTCATCCTCTACGGTCTCTACAAGCAAGCCACCGTTGGGCCAGTGACCACCA GTCGTCCTGGGATGTTCAGCATGAAGGAAAGAGCCAAGTGGGACGCTTGGAAGGCCGTTGAAG GGAAATCAACGGACGAAGCCATGAGTGACTACATCACTAAGGTGAAGCAACTCCTTGAAGCAGAGGCTTCCTCCGCTTCAGCTTGA
- the LOC106371833 gene encoding pentatricopeptide repeat-containing protein At1g31790: protein MRTLELALSPPPASYIPSFNLISTTQSVGINVQTSFDVQLLLRRPKHQNPEPVVVPQPQIPIVRPQIPIPRCSTTDILRIMDSLSLPGNEDLYTCLAKESTSERDQRGAYELTVHIMKSSVRPRTTFLNRLLLLHVSCGRLDTARQVFDRMPHRDFHSWAIVILGYIEMGDFEEAALLFVSMLKHQNAASKITPWIMGCVLKASAMIRDLGLGQQLHGFCQKLGFIEEEDSCLSGSLIRFYGEFGCLEDANLVLHQLSNADTVVWAAKVSNDYREGEFQQVIRDFIEMGKHGVQKNALVFSSVLKASTWVSDGGRSGGGVHADAIKLGFDSDCLIRCRLIEMYGKYGKVKDAEKAFMSREDDTNVSCWNAMVAGYMQNGCYIEAIKLLYQMKAHL from the coding sequence ATGAGAACTCTGGAATTAGCTTTATCGCCACCTCCGGCATCTTATATTCCTTCTTTCAATCTTATCTCCACCACACAAAGCGTCGGAATTAATGTGCAGACCAGCTTCGATGTGCAGCTTCTCCTAAGGAGACCCAAACACCAAAACCCAGAACCCGTCGTCGTCCCTCAACCCCAGATTCCGATAGTCAGACCTCAAATTCCAATTCCTCGTTGCTCGACTACCGATATTCTCCGAATCATGGACTCTCTGTCTCTACCTGGTAACGAAGACCTATACACTTGTCTTGCCAAGGAATCAACCAGCGAACGCGATCAGCGTGGAGCTTACGAACTAACAGTTCATATCATGAAGTCAAGTGTAAGACCCAGAACGACGTTCCTCAACCGTCTTCTCCTGTTGCACGTGTCATGTGGTCGTCTTGATACGGCACGCCAGGTGTTCGATAGAATGCCTCACAGAGATTTTCATTCCTGGGCTATCGTTATCCTCGGCTATATTGAGATGGGTGATTTTGAAGAAGCTGCTTTGCTCTTTGTTTCTATGTTGAAACACCAGAACGCTGCTTCCAAGATCACGCCTTGGATCATGGGCTGCGTTCTAAAAGCGTCTGCTATGATCagagatttgggtttagggcaacAGTTACATGGCTTCTGTCAGAAGCTAGGGtttatagaggaagaagactCATGTCTCTCCGGTTCCTTGATACGCTTCTACGGGGAGTTCGGATGCTTGGAAGACGCTAATCTTGTGCTGCACCAGCTCTCCAATGCTGACACCGTTGTTTGGGCAGCCAAGGTTAGTAACGACTACAGAGAAGGGGAATTTCAACAGGTGATCCGCGATTTCATAGAAATGGGTAAGCACGGGGTCCAGAAGAATGCTTTGGTATTCTCTAGCGTTTTGAAAGCAAGCACATGGGTCAGTGACGGTGGGAGAAGCGGTGGAGGAGTGCACGCAGATGCTATAAAGCTCGGGTTTGACTCGGATTGTCTGATCCGATGTCGGTTAATTGAAATGTATGGCAAGTATGGGAAGGTGAAAGATGCAGAGAAGGCGTTCATGAGTAGAGAGGATGACACGAATGTTAGTTGCTGGAACGCTATGGTTGCGGGTTATATGCAGAATGGGTGTTATATTGAAGCCATCAAGC